In Aphanothece sacrum FPU1, a single genomic region encodes these proteins:
- a CDS encoding energy-coupling factor ABC transporter ATP-binding protein, translated as MTNSAIQVQDLSFRWQENASVLQSCSLSVPEGEFWMLLGTNGSGKSTLLRLLMGLLTPQSGTIYMNPPVGFVFQNPDRQLVMPTVGADIAFGLVQENLTPSQVRQRVAEALSAVNLLELERRPIYALSGGQKQRIAIAGAIARHCNVLLLDEPTALLDPDTQLELVAQVQRLVKSRGLTALWVTHRLEELNYCDGAFLLQGGQVVDKGDPQTLKARLLETNSPKA; from the coding sequence ATGACTAATAGTGCCATTCAAGTTCAAGATTTAAGCTTCCGTTGGCAGGAAAACGCCTCTGTACTCCAATCTTGCTCTTTAAGCGTCCCTGAAGGAGAATTTTGGATGTTATTAGGAACTAACGGCAGTGGAAAATCAACCCTGTTACGACTATTAATGGGACTCCTAACCCCTCAAAGCGGAACTATCTATATGAACCCTCCTGTGGGGTTCGTCTTCCAAAACCCTGATCGTCAGCTAGTTATGCCGACAGTTGGGGCTGATATTGCTTTTGGGTTAGTCCAAGAAAATTTAACCCCCTCTCAAGTGCGTCAGCGCGTCGCAGAAGCCCTCAGTGCGGTTAATCTTCTAGAATTAGAACGCCGCCCTATTTATGCCCTCAGTGGGGGACAAAAACAACGGATCGCTATTGCTGGTGCGATCGCTCGTCATTGTAATGTTCTTCTACTGGATGAACCTACAGCCTTACTAGATCCTGATACTCAACTGGAACTGGTGGCCCAGGTACAACGTCTGGTTAAAAGTCGAGGTCTAACCGCCCTTTGGGTGACTCATCGCTTAGAAGAGTTAAATTATTGTGATGGGGCTTTTTTATTGCAAGGGGGCCAAGTCGTTGATAAAGGCGATCCTCAAACCCTTAAGGCCAGATTGTTAGAAACAAATTCTCCAAAAGCCTAA